AAAGAACCCTTTTTATATCCGGCTTTTTGCCGTTAATTTCGTCTATAATCTCTTTTATGTTCCACGCTATGGCTTCCCCTTCGCGGTCGGGATCGGGAGCCAGATAAATAATATCTGCTTTTTTTGCAAGTTTTTTAATTTCATCTACGGTTTTTTCCTTTCCTTTTATTATTTCGTACTTAGGTTCGAAGCCGTTTTTAATATCCACCCCTATAGAACTTTTGGGTAAATTTTTAATATGACCCACAGTTGCTTTGACTATAAAATCGGACCCTAAATATTTATTTATAGTATTTGCTTTAGAAGGCGACTCTACGAGAACTAAATTTTTCATATTTTTTTTATTATTCCTCCGGGCAGCCTTTCTATTTCCGAATTTATTTCAAGTATAGAAAGCGCTCTAATAATTTCATTTTCATTTGCTTTTAATCTAATATTGCTTAGTTTCAATAAATTGTCAATAGTAATATTTTCTTTTGTTAAAGAATTTATTATAAATTTGCTGATAACTTCATATTCTTCCGGTACGTCCGTTCCGTAAGCGGCGGCGTCTTTTTGGGTATTTGCATTCGCAGTTGCAGTTATAGTTATGTTTTTTTTGTAATTTTCTTTGCCGAGAAAAATTTTTACTTTCTTGCCGGCGCCTTTAAATTTTTTTATTAAACTTGCAAGAGAGCTATTATGCGACAGATAAAGTACGGCCATCTCTTGCGACAAATGAAAAGCGAGACTGTTTCTTAAGGCAAATCCGTATTTTGAATTTTTTGCAAAAGGGTCTAAAGCCGAAATTTGAGGAAATTTGAGATTTAATTGTTTCTGCTTATTTTTATATGCATATGCCGATTTTAGCAGAGAATATGGTTTAGTTGTTAAAATAAAAATATCTTCAGTGAATTTATCCGATAATTTTTCCATAAATTCGTTATCGGCAGATTCGTGTATTCCTAGGCATAAAGAAGAAAATTTTTGATTACCGCCTTTATCTTTGCAATAAAGATAAAGTTCGTTTATTAACGAAGAATCCGGTTTAAAAATATTCGTGCCTTCATACCTGGACGACGTAATAAATAACCCTTCATTTAATTTTTTTAATGGATTTTTTGAATAAAAATTTTCAAATAAATCTTCCGGATCATATATATGCAAAAATTCAGGCAAAGAAACGGAAATATTTTGTTTGCGGCCGTAATTTATAATGCGGGAAGTTTTTAAAGGTTTGATTTTTAATTCTCTTAATAAATTTATTTCGTTTTCGGCATCGTTTTTTAGCTTTTCATAAAAATCGTACTTTTTTAAATCGGAGATATTGACCGCAGCCTTTTTTTTATCGGCAGTTTCTTTTGCGGGTCCCTCCCGTTTTGCATTTATATATATCCTGTAATTTTTATACAATTCACAATATTCGGCATTCATAAGAATAATAATAAAAAAATTTAAAAAATTATATAATTTATAGTCTTTTAAAGAAAATAAAATAAATTGGATTGACTGAAGCAAAGATAAGTTGTATAAATAATAAAAAGAACAATTATAAATATAATAATAATTAAATTGCCATCAAAATACAATATGAATAGAATAAAAATTTTATTTTTATGTTCGGTAATTTTTTTTACCGTTTTTATATTTTCGTTATATACATGCAAAAGCGCTGCCGCCAAAAATGGTAATGCATCAAATAAAGAATCGGTTATAAGAATTGCCTTGGTAATGCCGGTAGAAGGCAGTTATGCTTTTTTCGGAAAGCAGTTTGTAAACGGAATGCTTTTGAGTTTAAAGAAAAAAGAAGCGTCTAAGGTAAAATTCATTATAGTCAATCTGCCTTTAAGCGCGGGCAAAACAAGCATATCCGGTTTGTTCAAATCTTTAAACAAACAAGGCGTTTCTGCTATAATCGGACCGCTTTTTGCCGGACAGTTGAAATATTTTGCAAAATATTCCGATGAATTTAAAATTCCGGTCATTACTCCTTCGCCTGTAGTCCCCAAAAATTATTTATCCCATTTTGTATTCAGCTATGGAATGACTTTGAAACAGGAAATAAAAACGAATATGAAATATGCATATGAACACGGCATTAAGTCCGTTTCCGTCATATATCCTTATTACGGATATGGACCTTTAACTTTAAAGTATATTATCTTTTATGCTAAAAAATTTGGAATAACTTTATTAAATAAAACTGCATATAATAGAAATACGGTAGATTTTTTTAATAATTTTGAAAACTTAGTTATTTTTAACGCTATAACAAACCGTAACGTAACTGCAGCCGAAAGAGCCGAACTCGGTGTTACAAAATATGACCTCATGAACGGCATAACAAAGTCCAAACCTAATATCCCATTTGGGGGTCTTTTTGTGTTAGGCGGAAAGTCCAAGCTTAAACTAATTTTAACTCAGTTAGTTTATTATAATATCACGGGATTCCCTTTATTTGCGCTTAGTTCTATAGACTCGAGGCGCTTTATGGAAAAAAATGCTTTTTATATGGAGAATTCTTTTTTTTCGGACGGTTTTTTTAAGCATGCCCATAACGCTATAGTAAAAAAATTTTCGTCGGCTTATAAAAAATCATATGGAAAAGCTCCAAATATACTTAGCGCCGAAGGTTACGATATAGG
The DNA window shown above is from Candidatus Acidulodesulfobacterium acidiphilum and carries:
- a CDS encoding amino acid ABC transporter substrate-binding protein; translated protein: MNRIKILFLCSVIFFTVFIFSLYTCKSAAAKNGNASNKESVIRIALVMPVEGSYAFFGKQFVNGMLLSLKKKEASKVKFIIVNLPLSAGKTSISGLFKSLNKQGVSAIIGPLFAGQLKYFAKYSDEFKIPVITPSPVVPKNYLSHFVFSYGMTLKQEIKTNMKYAYEHGIKSVSVIYPYYGYGPLTLKYIIFYAKKFGITLLNKTAYNRNTVDFFNNFENLVIFNAITNRNVTAAERAELGVTKYDLMNGITKSKPNIPFGGLFVLGGKSKLKLILTQLVYYNITGFPLFALSSIDSRRFMEKNAFYMENSFFSDGFFKHAHNAIVKKFSSAYKKSYGKAPNILSAEGYDIGKIVIKASALESNAVGSSPSNQKAPKGVSFYKAILKIKKIKGVCGVINLKNNIFHKSLYLFNYKNGKIYILKNPLE